A single region of the Vibrio cyclitrophicus genome encodes:
- a CDS encoding ROK family protein — protein MYMAQPGHIDHIKQVNAGRVYKLIDLKGPISRIDLSKQSELAPASITKITRELIEAHLIHETTVQEATTRGRPAVGLQTNNEGWQFLSMRLGRGYLTIALHELGGDVLIDTKIDIHERDQDDVLARLLHEIDEFFQTYAEQLDRVTSIAITLPGLVNSEQGIVLQMPHYNVENLALGPEIYKETGLPVFIANDTRAWALAEKLFGNSQDNDNSVLISIHHGLGAGIILDGRVLQGRHGNIGELGHIQIDKEGKLCHCGNRGCLETVASSQAIREQVKARLANGEESTLTVFEDVTIEQICAAAADGDPLAVEVIEQLGRYLGSAIAIVINLFNPEKILVGGVINQAKSVLYPAIQKCIEEQSLSVYHKDLELVESRFYKQATMPGAALIKQALYDGQLLMKVIEG, from the coding sequence ATGTACATGGCTCAACCGGGCCATATTGATCATATCAAACAGGTCAATGCTGGTCGTGTATATAAACTAATTGACCTTAAAGGTCCTATTTCTCGTATCGATCTGTCCAAGCAAAGTGAGTTGGCTCCGGCGAGTATTACTAAAATTACCCGTGAACTCATTGAAGCTCACCTTATTCACGAAACGACGGTTCAAGAAGCCACGACTCGTGGGCGTCCTGCTGTCGGTCTACAAACCAATAACGAAGGTTGGCAATTTTTGTCGATGCGTCTTGGTCGTGGATACTTGACGATCGCGCTCCATGAATTGGGCGGTGACGTGCTTATCGATACCAAGATTGATATCCATGAACGAGATCAAGATGATGTGCTTGCGCGTCTTCTCCATGAAATCGATGAGTTCTTCCAAACCTATGCCGAGCAACTCGACAGGGTGACGAGTATCGCAATCACACTGCCTGGTCTGGTGAATTCAGAGCAAGGTATTGTGTTGCAGATGCCGCACTACAACGTTGAAAACTTAGCGTTGGGGCCGGAGATCTACAAAGAAACGGGCCTGCCAGTTTTTATTGCCAATGATACCCGAGCGTGGGCATTAGCAGAGAAGCTGTTTGGTAACTCACAAGACAACGACAACTCTGTTCTTATTTCGATTCACCACGGTTTAGGCGCCGGGATCATTCTTGATGGTCGCGTTCTGCAAGGGCGTCACGGTAACATCGGTGAGTTGGGGCACATCCAGATCGATAAGGAAGGCAAACTTTGCCACTGTGGTAATCGAGGCTGTTTAGAAACGGTGGCGAGTTCTCAGGCAATCCGTGAGCAAGTCAAAGCGCGTTTGGCCAATGGTGAAGAATCAACGCTAACGGTGTTTGAAGACGTCACTATTGAACAGATCTGCGCTGCCGCTGCTGATGGTGATCCGTTAGCTGTCGAAGTGATTGAACAGTTAGGTCGTTACCTAGGTTCTGCGATTGCGATTGTGATTAACCTGTTCAACCCAGAGAAAATCTTGGTGGGTGGGGTTATCAATCAGGCGAAGAGCGTGTTATATCCAGCGATTCAAAAGTGTATCGAAGAGCAGAGCCTATCGGTTTACCATAAAGACTTAGAGCTGGTGGAATCTCGTTTTTATAAGCAGGCTACCATGCCAGGTGCTGCGCTCATCAAACAGGCCTTATACGATGGCCAACTGTTAATGAAAGTTATTGAAGGCTAA
- the ptsG gene encoding PTS glucose transporter subunit IIBC, whose amino-acid sequence MFKNLFASLQKVGKSLMLPVSVLPVAGILLGVGAADLPFIPEIVSNLMEQAGGSVFGQMALLFAVGVALGFTNNDGVAGLAAIVGYGIMTATLGVMAGVMGVDKIDTGVLGGILVGGVAAWAFNRFFRIQLPEYLGFFAGKRAVPIITGFSAIGLAILLSVVWPPVGGAISAFSDWAAHQNPQVAFGIYGIVERSLIPFGLHHVWNVPFFFEAGTCVNAAGETQNGVLTCYLVADDASRAAGNGFGQLAGGYMFKMFGLPAAAIAIAHSAKPENRAKVMGIMASAALTSFLTGITEPIEFSFLFVAPVLYAIHALLAGSAYVLANTLGFVHGTSFSHGLIDFLVLSGNASKMGLMVVCGIAYAAIYYIVFRTVIKALDLKTPGREDESEDEIVATGTELAGELVAAFGGKANITGLDACITRLRVAVADTAVVDQDKLKKLGAAGVVVVAGGVQAIFGTKSDNLKTDMDEWIRNNG is encoded by the coding sequence ATGTTTAAGAACCTTTTTGCTAGCCTGCAGAAAGTTGGTAAGTCTCTGATGCTTCCAGTATCAGTTTTACCAGTTGCGGGTATTTTGCTAGGTGTCGGTGCAGCAGATCTTCCTTTCATTCCAGAAATCGTTTCAAACTTAATGGAACAAGCTGGTGGTTCAGTATTCGGTCAAATGGCACTACTGTTCGCAGTAGGTGTTGCACTTGGCTTTACTAACAACGATGGTGTAGCGGGTCTAGCTGCTATCGTTGGTTACGGCATCATGACTGCTACACTTGGCGTAATGGCTGGTGTAATGGGCGTTGATAAAATCGATACTGGTGTACTAGGTGGTATCCTAGTCGGTGGTGTTGCTGCTTGGGCATTCAACCGTTTCTTCCGTATTCAACTACCAGAGTACCTTGGCTTCTTCGCTGGTAAGCGTGCTGTGCCAATCATCACAGGTTTCTCTGCGATTGGTCTAGCAATCCTACTATCTGTAGTATGGCCACCAGTTGGCGGCGCTATCTCTGCGTTCTCTGATTGGGCTGCTCACCAAAACCCACAAGTGGCGTTTGGTATCTACGGTATCGTTGAGCGTTCTCTAATTCCATTTGGTCTTCACCACGTTTGGAACGTACCTTTCTTCTTTGAAGCTGGTACTTGTGTAAACGCTGCTGGCGAAACTCAAAACGGTGTTCTTACTTGTTACCTAGTTGCTGATGACGCATCTCGTGCAGCGGGCAATGGCTTCGGTCAGCTAGCTGGTGGTTACATGTTCAAGATGTTCGGTCTTCCTGCTGCTGCAATCGCGATTGCACACTCAGCTAAGCCTGAAAACCGCGCTAAAGTAATGGGCATCATGGCTTCTGCTGCGTTGACTTCATTCCTAACGGGTATCACTGAACCAATCGAATTCTCTTTCCTATTCGTTGCTCCAGTACTGTACGCAATCCACGCTCTACTAGCTGGTTCTGCATACGTTCTTGCGAACACTCTAGGTTTTGTACACGGTACATCTTTCTCACACGGTCTAATCGACTTCCTAGTTCTATCTGGCAACGCGTCTAAGATGGGCCTAATGGTTGTATGTGGTATTGCTTACGCTGCAATTTACTACATCGTATTCCGCACTGTGATTAAAGCACTTGACCTTAAAACTCCAGGTCGCGAAGACGAGTCAGAAGACGAAATCGTTGCAACTGGTACAGAGCTTGCTGGTGAGCTAGTTGCTGCATTCGGTGGCAAAGCGAACATCACTGGTCTTGACGCTTGTATTACTCGTCTACGTGTAGCAGTTGCTGATACAGCAGTTGTTGACCAAGACAAACTGAAGAAACTAGGTGCTGCAGGTGTTGTTGTAGTTGCTGGTGGCGTACAAGCTATCTTCGGTACTAAGTCTGACAACCTTAAAACAGACATGGATGAGTGGATCCGTAACAACGGTTAA
- the mltG gene encoding endolytic transglycosylase MltG, whose protein sequence is MIKKLFIFIILCLIAAGAAGFYIYNQAQGNLKQVIQLEKPQVVTVASGSSFNRVLAQLINEGLFEASPYEKLIRKLHPELVDVKAGTFLLEPGLTLEQALQVLVEGKEHQFTITFVEGSRFDEWLVQLKDNEFIQQTLDGVSETEIAEKLGIENEKLEGLFLAETYHYTYGTTDLDLLKRAHRDLMNVVNAEWENRADKLPLKSPYEALILASIIEKETAVASERERVSSVFVNRLNKRMRLQTDPTVIYGMGDSYDGNIRKKDLRTPTPYNTYTMSGLPPTPIAMAGKASINAALNPEKSNYLYFVASGTGGHVFSKSLTEHNRAVRAYLKQLRKNR, encoded by the coding sequence GTGATCAAAAAGTTATTTATTTTTATTATCTTGTGCCTAATTGCAGCCGGTGCTGCTGGTTTCTACATTTATAACCAAGCGCAAGGTAACCTGAAACAAGTTATTCAATTAGAAAAACCACAAGTTGTGACTGTTGCTTCAGGCAGCAGCTTTAATCGTGTTCTGGCACAGTTGATAAATGAGGGGCTATTTGAGGCTTCTCCTTACGAGAAATTAATCCGTAAGTTACATCCTGAGCTTGTAGACGTAAAAGCGGGTACATTCCTGCTTGAGCCTGGTTTAACCCTCGAGCAAGCGCTACAAGTGCTGGTCGAAGGGAAAGAGCATCAATTCACGATTACTTTCGTAGAAGGCAGTCGCTTTGATGAGTGGCTTGTTCAGCTTAAAGACAACGAATTCATTCAACAGACGTTGGACGGTGTGTCTGAAACAGAGATCGCTGAAAAGTTGGGTATTGAAAATGAAAAGCTTGAAGGTCTTTTCTTAGCAGAAACGTATCACTACACCTATGGCACAACGGATTTAGATCTGTTGAAGCGCGCCCACCGAGATCTAATGAACGTGGTGAATGCCGAGTGGGAAAACAGAGCGGATAAGCTTCCTCTTAAATCGCCATACGAAGCGTTAATTCTTGCGTCTATTATTGAGAAAGAGACCGCCGTTGCGTCAGAACGTGAGCGTGTTTCTTCTGTGTTCGTTAACCGCTTGAACAAGCGTATGCGTCTGCAAACTGATCCAACGGTTATCTACGGCATGGGTGACAGCTACGATGGCAATATCCGTAAAAAAGACTTACGCACGCCAACGCCGTACAACACCTATACAATGAGTGGCTTGCCACCGACCCCTATCGCTATGGCAGGCAAAGCGTCTATCAACGCGGCGTTGAATCCAGAGAAGAGCAACTACTTGTATTTCGTTGCGAGTGGGACAGGTGGTCACGTATTTTCAAAGAGTTTGACTGAGCATAACCGTGCAGTGCGAGCTTACTTAAAGCAATTAAGAAAAAACAGATAA
- a CDS encoding YchF/TatD family DNA exonuclease: protein MFVDSHCHLDKLDYQDLHTSVEDVVNKAKAANVDQLLSVGVTLDSFENMLEMISPFDNVKASCGVHPLDVESDFSLETMREYASNPKVVAIGETGLDYHYQPETAELQQLRFKQHVELAVELNKPLIIHTRNAREDTLAILRDGGADKCGGVIHCFTEDQAFAEAAMELGFYISISGIVTFKQAKELKEVVKNLPLDRLLIETDSPYLAPIPYRGKQNQPAYVVEVAAYIAQLKGVSMKEVAEQTTKNYQKLFLR, encoded by the coding sequence ATGTTCGTAGATTCCCACTGTCATTTAGACAAATTGGATTATCAAGATTTACACACCAGCGTAGAAGATGTGGTGAACAAGGCGAAGGCAGCGAATGTAGACCAGCTGCTTTCTGTCGGTGTGACACTAGATTCGTTTGAAAACATGCTCGAGATGATCTCGCCGTTTGATAACGTTAAAGCCTCTTGTGGCGTCCACCCTCTCGATGTTGAAAGTGATTTCAGCCTAGAGACAATGCGTGAATACGCGAGCAACCCTAAGGTTGTGGCGATTGGTGAGACAGGTTTAGATTATCACTACCAACCAGAGACGGCAGAGCTACAACAGCTACGATTTAAGCAGCATGTTGAGTTGGCTGTTGAGCTGAATAAACCTTTGATCATTCACACTCGTAACGCACGTGAAGACACATTAGCTATTTTACGTGATGGCGGAGCTGATAAGTGTGGTGGTGTGATTCACTGCTTTACCGAAGATCAAGCGTTCGCTGAAGCAGCAATGGAACTAGGTTTCTATATCTCAATTTCGGGTATTGTGACCTTTAAGCAGGCTAAAGAACTTAAAGAAGTTGTTAAAAACCTACCGCTAGACAGGTTACTGATCGAGACGGATTCTCCATACTTGGCACCCATCCCATATCGTGGAAAGCAGAATCAGCCTGCATATGTCGTCGAAGTGGCGGCCTACATTGCGCAATTAAAAGGTGTGTCGATGAAAGAGGTTGCCGAACAAACGACCAAAAATTACCAAAAACTTTTTTTGCGATAA
- the pabC gene encoding aminodeoxychorismate lyase translates to MFWVDGESQQTIDILDRSFQYGDGCFTTMLVSDGEIQHFHDHQRRVDDCLKALRISALDWDVVNLWLDSALQHIQDNDLHNEKSGIKLHVSRGAGGRGYSTKNIAKPTITISTFDYPSHYSAWQDYGVELGICHQALGLSPLLAGHKHNNRLEQILMKDEMDQVNEVDGVVLDISGNVIETTMANLFWRKGQTIHTPQLTQSGVAGVMRKQVLTALNQAELSVTISDYCLSQLMQADEVFMTNSILGVAPVTRISDTQFNIGNVTRSLQGQLNS, encoded by the coding sequence ATGTTTTGGGTTGATGGAGAAAGCCAGCAAACTATCGATATTTTGGATCGCTCGTTTCAGTACGGAGACGGCTGTTTTACGACAATGCTCGTGAGTGATGGGGAGATACAACATTTTCACGATCATCAGCGTCGTGTCGATGATTGCCTTAAAGCGTTACGCATTTCCGCACTTGATTGGGATGTGGTTAACCTTTGGCTCGATAGTGCGCTTCAACATATCCAAGATAACGATCTTCATAATGAAAAATCAGGGATCAAACTGCACGTTAGCCGTGGGGCAGGCGGGCGTGGCTACAGTACGAAGAATATCGCCAAGCCGACAATCACCATCAGTACCTTTGATTACCCAAGTCATTATTCAGCGTGGCAAGACTACGGTGTTGAACTCGGTATCTGTCATCAAGCGCTAGGTTTGAGCCCACTACTTGCTGGCCATAAGCACAATAATCGTCTTGAGCAGATTTTGATGAAAGATGAAATGGATCAAGTTAATGAAGTTGATGGTGTGGTTCTTGATATTTCAGGTAATGTGATTGAAACCACCATGGCCAATCTGTTTTGGCGAAAAGGGCAGACGATTCACACTCCTCAACTGACGCAAAGTGGCGTTGCTGGGGTTATGCGTAAGCAAGTGTTAACCGCGCTGAATCAAGCTGAACTTTCCGTTACTATTAGTGACTACTGCTTATCTCAACTCATGCAAGCTGATGAGGTTTTCATGACCAACTCCATCTTAGGGGTTGCCCCAGTTACCCGTATAAGTGATACCCAATTTAACATTGGAAACGTTACTCGTAGCCTTCAAGGACAACTAAACTCGTGA
- a CDS encoding DNA polymerase III subunit delta', with the protein MAEVYSWLTPVWSEWKKSLDAERFPNSVIVNAPEGLGVDALISQLTDALICTNYESESCGFCHSCELMKSGSHPDFHVIEPEKEGKSITVDQVRASNRWAQQSSQLGGLRVILLNPAEAMNESASNALLKTLEEPSSKCIFILSTRNSNRLMPTIISRCQQFNVVSPQLEAGSAWLDGEVGKAVPQYILALNDNAPLKAKAMFEQGGVEASTKALDGFVNVIKGTQPDMLKFSTELSKDPLIQLSWLWHLLSDVQKLHFDLATQAMTPSAKALVEVMSYQNAYAASNKLLILIEQLKQHPGLNTELLIMNWLIATCEETCS; encoded by the coding sequence ATGGCGGAAGTGTATTCTTGGCTCACACCGGTATGGAGTGAGTGGAAAAAAAGTCTCGATGCGGAGCGTTTTCCTAACTCTGTGATTGTTAATGCACCGGAAGGGCTAGGCGTTGATGCGTTGATTAGCCAACTTACCGACGCTTTGATATGCACGAATTATGAAAGCGAGTCGTGCGGGTTTTGCCACAGCTGCGAATTAATGAAGTCGGGGAGTCATCCGGATTTCCATGTGATTGAACCTGAGAAAGAAGGTAAGTCGATTACCGTTGACCAGGTGCGTGCGAGTAACCGCTGGGCTCAACAATCTTCCCAGTTAGGAGGCTTGCGCGTTATCTTGCTTAACCCCGCTGAAGCGATGAACGAATCGGCGTCCAATGCATTACTGAAAACTCTGGAAGAGCCATCAAGCAAGTGCATTTTCATTCTGTCTACTCGTAACAGTAACCGCTTGATGCCAACTATCATTAGCCGTTGCCAACAATTTAATGTGGTAAGCCCACAGTTAGAGGCAGGATCGGCTTGGTTAGATGGTGAAGTTGGTAAGGCTGTTCCACAATATATTTTAGCGCTGAATGACAACGCGCCTTTAAAAGCAAAGGCGATGTTCGAGCAGGGTGGAGTTGAAGCTTCGACCAAAGCGCTCGATGGCTTTGTTAATGTCATTAAGGGCACTCAACCTGACATGCTAAAATTCTCGACAGAGCTTAGCAAAGATCCTTTGATTCAATTGAGTTGGCTATGGCACTTGTTGTCTGACGTACAGAAGCTGCATTTTGACTTGGCGACTCAGGCTATGACTCCTAGCGCGAAAGCACTGGTCGAAGTGATGTCTTATCAAAATGCTTACGCAGCATCGAATAAGCTGCTGATATTGATTGAGCAGTTAAAGCAACACCCTGGGCTCAATACGGAGCTACTCATAATGAATTGGCTAATAGCCACTTGCGAGGAAACATGTTCGTAG
- a CDS encoding porin family protein: MNNKANMMALITLLSASNAYASPEIIITPMVGYTGGGSVEDQDGKTYDMKGSENYTFAIETPVDKGRIGFFYSNQSSELETLNLSSSIQYLHFQSSIYYPASPVLSGYLGLGLGASYVDVDWAKDKYGFSTSIFGGLEYKFSDRLALNTQVRWLGTVVDNDTSGVCNIPSNGQECIIRFDTDWMNQFQANVGLSFTF; encoded by the coding sequence ATGAATAACAAAGCAAATATGATGGCACTTATTACGCTTCTCTCCGCTTCAAACGCGTATGCTTCGCCGGAGATCATCATTACACCGATGGTGGGTTACACCGGCGGTGGCAGTGTCGAAGACCAGGATGGTAAAACCTATGACATGAAAGGCTCTGAAAACTACACCTTTGCAATCGAAACACCAGTTGACAAAGGACGTATCGGTTTCTTCTATTCCAATCAGAGTTCTGAATTAGAAACACTCAACCTAAGCTCCTCCATCCAATACCTGCACTTTCAAAGTAGCATCTACTACCCTGCTTCGCCTGTATTATCGGGTTATCTAGGGCTAGGCCTTGGTGCTTCTTACGTCGATGTAGATTGGGCAAAAGATAAGTATGGATTCTCAACTTCTATCTTTGGTGGCTTAGAATACAAATTTAGTGACCGATTAGCGTTGAACACACAAGTACGTTGGCTGGGTACAGTTGTCGATAACGATACCTCCGGCGTTTGTAACATCCCAAGTAACGGCCAAGAGTGCATCATTCGTTTTGATACCGACTGGATGAACCAATTCCAAGCCAATGTCGGACTGAGTTTTACTTTCTAA
- the pyk gene encoding pyruvate kinase — translation MTTELRKTKIVTTLGPSTDKGNVLEEIIKAGANIVRMNFSHGTSDDHIQRAEKVRAIAKRHGTQIAILGDLQGPKIRVSTFKDGKIQLAVGDLFTLDSSLGLGEGNQEAVGLDYKELPNDVSAGDILLLDDGRVQLKVTKVEGCRVHTEVIIGGPLSNNKGINKKGGGLSAEALTEKDKRDIVTAAQIKVDYLAVSFPRNGEDMHYARQLAREAGLEAHLVAKVERAETVATVENMDDIIMASDVVMVARGDLGVEIGDPELVGVQKQLIRRARALNRTVITATQMMESMISAPMPTRAEVMDVANAVLDGTDAVMLSGETAAGDYPVETVKSMAEVCIGAEKMAGINNQSNYRIDRTFVTAEETVSMATIYSANHMEGIKGVVTLTESGRTALMMSRLSADMPIYALSRNEGTLNRCTLYRGVTPIYFETEAEDSFDIALSTLACLKEAGHLKFGDLVIVTQGDIMDVAGSTNCMRILPVT, via the coding sequence ATGACAACCGAATTAAGAAAAACGAAAATCGTCACAACGCTAGGCCCTTCTACTGATAAAGGTAACGTGCTTGAAGAGATCATCAAAGCAGGTGCCAATATCGTCCGTATGAACTTCTCTCACGGCACCAGCGACGACCATATTCAACGCGCAGAAAAAGTCAGAGCAATAGCAAAAAGACACGGTACTCAAATCGCCATTCTCGGAGACTTACAAGGTCCCAAGATTCGTGTGTCGACATTCAAAGATGGCAAAATTCAACTTGCCGTAGGCGACCTGTTCACTCTCGACAGCAGCCTAGGTTTAGGTGAAGGCAATCAAGAAGCCGTTGGCCTTGATTACAAAGAACTGCCTAACGATGTGTCCGCCGGCGATATCCTGTTGCTTGACGATGGTCGTGTTCAACTCAAAGTAACCAAAGTAGAAGGCTGTCGCGTTCATACCGAAGTCATCATTGGCGGCCCACTCTCAAATAACAAAGGCATCAACAAAAAAGGTGGAGGCCTTTCCGCTGAAGCACTAACAGAAAAAGACAAGCGCGACATCGTCACCGCCGCACAAATCAAAGTGGATTACCTAGCGGTGTCTTTCCCTCGTAATGGCGAAGACATGCACTATGCTCGTCAGCTTGCGCGAGAAGCCGGCTTAGAAGCTCACCTCGTCGCAAAAGTGGAGCGAGCAGAGACAGTAGCCACTGTTGAGAACATGGATGACATCATAATGGCCTCAGATGTGGTCATGGTGGCTCGTGGTGACCTCGGAGTGGAAATTGGCGACCCTGAATTGGTCGGAGTACAAAAACAGCTTATACGCCGTGCCAGAGCGCTTAACCGAACAGTGATCACCGCAACTCAGATGATGGAATCAATGATTTCTGCGCCAATGCCAACCCGTGCTGAAGTCATGGACGTTGCCAACGCCGTACTCGATGGAACAGATGCTGTGATGCTTTCTGGTGAAACCGCTGCCGGTGATTACCCTGTAGAAACCGTAAAATCAATGGCAGAAGTCTGTATTGGTGCCGAAAAAATGGCAGGCATTAATAACCAATCCAATTACCGTATTGACCGCACCTTTGTCACCGCCGAAGAAACCGTGTCGATGGCGACCATCTACTCTGCAAACCATATGGAAGGTATCAAGGGGGTGGTGACTCTAACCGAATCGGGTCGCACTGCACTGATGATGTCTCGCTTAAGTGCTGATATGCCTATCTATGCATTATCTCGTAACGAAGGAACACTTAATCGCTGTACCTTGTACCGAGGTGTGACACCGATCTACTTCGAGACAGAAGCCGAGGACAGCTTCGATATTGCACTATCGACTCTTGCTTGTCTGAAAGAAGCGGGACACCTAAAGTTTGGTGACTTAGTGATTGTCACTCAAGGCGACATTATGGATGTGGCAGGGTCAACCAACTGTATGAGAATCTTGCCTGTCACCTAA
- a CDS encoding patatin-like phospholipase family protein, whose product MNSGIITNIDTAIDLDYYAKFIAGKTALVAQGGGQRSIFTSGVLDAFLLSNFDPFDEFFGTSAGALNLCAYLCRDKGLGRSFVLDLTTSPEFFNLFSYIRHRKNLGLEWALEQIMAYPYKLDLDLGRQTLGDRHFYAAVTDSKDLRDHYFPLLGEDWYKVMIATCAIPRLYNDEIYIGDSAYVDGGVSACIPVQEAWRRQARSIVVIRTEPVVEEGNGHLVEGPVNGSSVKAPKPISAEELEWFRESFDSVQGHWQQKVEQWKTDWTSFFQQQIMRSKEQKRDRGHLDLLNGGRWLFGADDIYRLSHLIGDKFDSGLADMLMVHYQTYSLTQDFLNSPPDDAFVVQIAPSQPLKSSSLMSDKEDLLYDYDLGLEAGYRFIETYTSTENARNSHISQLATIAADK is encoded by the coding sequence ATGAATAGTGGGATTATAACCAATATTGATACAGCGATAGACTTGGATTATTACGCTAAGTTTATTGCTGGAAAAACAGCACTGGTCGCTCAAGGTGGCGGACAGAGAAGTATTTTTACTTCTGGAGTGCTGGATGCCTTTCTTCTCTCTAATTTTGACCCCTTCGACGAATTTTTTGGTACCTCAGCAGGCGCTCTTAATTTATGTGCTTATCTATGCCGCGATAAAGGCCTTGGCCGTTCTTTTGTTCTCGACCTCACAACTTCACCAGAGTTCTTCAATCTCTTTTCGTATATACGACACAGAAAGAACTTAGGATTAGAATGGGCGCTAGAACAAATTATGGCTTACCCATATAAGCTCGACTTGGATTTAGGGCGACAAACGCTAGGTGATCGCCATTTCTATGCGGCTGTAACGGATTCTAAAGACTTACGAGACCACTACTTTCCGCTACTGGGCGAAGATTGGTACAAGGTGATGATCGCGACCTGCGCCATTCCTCGTTTGTACAATGATGAAATTTATATTGGTGACAGTGCTTATGTGGACGGTGGTGTATCAGCGTGTATACCGGTTCAAGAAGCGTGGCGAAGACAAGCTCGCTCTATTGTGGTGATTCGCACTGAACCTGTGGTTGAGGAAGGCAATGGCCATTTGGTTGAAGGACCAGTCAATGGGTCTTCAGTCAAAGCGCCTAAACCGATATCTGCCGAAGAACTGGAATGGTTCCGTGAATCTTTCGACAGTGTTCAAGGTCATTGGCAGCAAAAGGTGGAACAGTGGAAAACCGACTGGACCTCTTTTTTCCAACAACAAATCATGCGCTCAAAAGAGCAGAAACGTGACCGTGGGCATTTGGACCTGCTGAATGGTGGTCGCTGGCTGTTTGGTGCGGATGATATTTATCGCTTAAGCCATTTAATCGGAGATAAATTTGATTCAGGGTTAGCTGACATGTTGATGGTGCATTACCAAACATACTCTTTAACCCAAGACTTTTTAAACTCTCCGCCGGATGATGCGTTTGTGGTGCAGATTGCGCCGAGTCAACCGCTCAAGTCGAGTTCATTAATGAGTGATAAAGAAGACTTGTTGTATGATTACGACCTGGGTTTAGAAGCCGGTTACCGATTTATAGAAACCTATACCTCAACGGAAAACGCTCGCAACTCGCATATATCACAGTTAGCCACTATTGCTGCTGACAAGTAA
- a CDS encoding dTMP kinase: MNQSKFIVVEGLEGAGKSTAINAIVETLKASGVEDIVNTREPGGTVLAEKMRSLVKEEHEGEKLQDMTELLLMYAARVQLVENVIKPALDSGKWVLGDRHDMSSQAYQGGGRQIARTTMESLKETTLGGFKPDLTLYLDLDPRVGLERARGRGELDRIEKMDISFFDRTRERYLEIAKQDDSVLVINAQQEIEQVAADIKVALTAWLDKQ, translated from the coding sequence ATGAATCAGTCGAAATTTATCGTGGTTGAAGGCCTTGAAGGCGCTGGTAAAAGCACAGCAATCAATGCCATCGTTGAGACATTAAAAGCATCGGGTGTTGAGGATATTGTTAATACTCGTGAGCCGGGTGGTACAGTCTTAGCTGAAAAGATGCGCTCATTGGTTAAAGAAGAGCACGAAGGCGAGAAGCTTCAAGACATGACTGAATTGCTGCTGATGTACGCAGCGCGTGTTCAATTAGTAGAAAACGTCATTAAGCCTGCACTAGACAGTGGCAAATGGGTGTTGGGTGATCGTCATGATATGTCATCTCAAGCTTATCAAGGTGGTGGCCGTCAGATCGCACGCACTACGATGGAATCACTGAAAGAAACTACGCTAGGCGGTTTTAAACCCGATCTCACGCTATATTTGGACCTAGACCCTAGAGTAGGGCTAGAGCGTGCTAGAGGCCGTGGTGAGCTTGATAGAATTGAAAAGATGGACATCTCATTCTTTGATCGTACGCGTGAGCGCTATCTAGAAATTGCAAAACAAGATGATTCTGTACTTGTGATTAACGCGCAGCAAGAAATTGAGCAAGTAGCCGCTGATATTAAAGTCGCGCTAACTGCTTGGCTCGACAAACAGTAG
- the ynhF gene encoding YnhF family membrane protein, whose amino-acid sequence MDHNLKNALQITVFIYTIILSFGFIAIGS is encoded by the coding sequence ATGGACCATAATCTGAAAAATGCCCTACAAATAACAGTGTTTATCTACACAATCATTCTTTCATTTGGCTTTATTGCGATTGGTAGTTAA